In the genome of Cryptosporangium aurantiacum, the window GGATGGCGCGCCGCGCAGGCGGCCGCCGAGGCTGCTCCCAGCAGCACCACCAAGTCGGGCCTACCGAAGCGTGTTCCGATGGCACACTTCGTGCCAGGCCGAGTGGAGACGGCGGCGAAGAAAGCTTCGCGGCCGGCGTCCCACCGGTCGCCCGAGGCGGTGCGGGGCGTCCTGTCCAGCTACCGCAGCGGTCTCGAGCAAGGGCGGCAGGCCGGGCGCCCGTCCCGGACCGGTACGACCTTTGCCGGCTCACCTGAAACGCAGGAGGAGATGTGAGCTCGCTGAGCCACGATGCCCAGAACCTCAACTGGCTGGTGGCGAACTTCGCCAACCGAGTCCCCGGCATCGCCCACGCCGTGGCCGTGTCCGCCGACGGACTGCTGTTGGCGGTCTCCGACGGCCTGCCCCGGGACCGGGCCGACCAGCTCGCGGCGATCGCGTCCGGCCTGGTGAGCCTCACTCAGGGCGCCGCGCTGTGCTTCGAGGGTGGGAACGTCAGTCAGACCGTCGTGGAGATGGACACCGGCTTCCTGCTGGTCATGTCGATCAGCGACGGTTCGTCTTTGGCAGTTCTCGCGTCCCGTGCGTGTGATATCGGCCAGGTCGGGTACGAGATGGCGCTGCTGGTGGAGCGGGTCGGACAGGTGCTCACGCCGGCGCTGCGGTCCGAGCTTCACGCTTCCCTGCCCCGCTGACAAGTACGGCCGCGCTGAAGGACGACAGGAGACGTCGCGCGATGAGTACCGAGTACGTCGATCAGAGCGGGCCGCTGGTGCGCCCGTACGCGATGACCGGGGGTCGAACCAGACCCCGCGTGGACATCGCGATGGAGGCACTGGTCACGGCCACCGCTCGCGGCGACCGTGAGGCTGGATCTGCCCGGCACGAGTGGCAGAAGATCGTCGATCTCTGTCAACAAGTGCAGTCGCTGGCGGAGATCGCGGCGTATCTTGGCACTCCTCTCGGGGTTGCCCGAGTGATCGTCGGCGACATGGCCGAGGCTGGAATGCTGGACGTGCACGAGCCCGGCAGGCTCGACGACCAGCTCGGAACGTATCTGCTGGAAAGGGTGCTCAGTGGACTTCGGAAGCTCTAGCCCCGGCCGCCCGCCGCGGGTGACGGCGAGCCGCGCCACCTCCGCCAAGATCGTCATCGCGGGCGGGTTCGGCGTGGGCAAGACCACGCTTGTCGGCTCGGTGTCGGAGATCCGTCCGCTCACCACCGAGGCGGTGATGACAGCCGCAGCGATCGACGTCGACGATGCCTCGAAGATCCCGGGCAAGTCCACCACCACGGTGGCGATGGACTTCGGCCGGATCACGCTCGACGAGGACTTGATCCTGTATCTGTTCGGTACGCCCGGACAGACGCGGTTCTGGTTCATGTGGGACGAATTAGTACGCGGCGCCATCGGTGCCGTCGTCCTCGTCGACACACGCCGACTTGCCGACTGCTTCGCCGCCGTCGACTTCTTCGAGCAGCGCGGGCTGCCGTACGTCGTCGGTCTGAACTGCTTCGACGGCGTCCAGCCGTACACGACGCAGGACGTGCGAGACGCGCTGACGATCGGTCAGGAAGTGCCGATCATCAACTGCGACGCTCGCGGGCGTGAGTCGACCAAGGCGCTGCTCATCTCGCTCGTCGAATACGTCCTCCGTCTGCGTGGCGCGGCTCCGGCCGGCGTCGGCAGCTGATAGCAGTTCCAGAGGGCCGCGGGTCACCCGCGGCCCTCTGCGCTGCCCCGACTTAGCGTTTCGGCTGGTCAGCCACGTGTTTGGCGATTCGCGCGGCGACCGCCTATGGTGATAGGCGTGCGGATGGTGGGACTGCTCCTTCTCTGCCGCGGCGAGGCCAGTTAACAAGCCGGCTTCCTCGTCGCGGCGCTCGGCGTGCTTGCCGGCTTGCACCTAGCCGCTATCCCAGGAGCACCCGTAATGAGTTTCGTCCGCAATCCCCAGCGTCCCAGCGGGATGCCGATCCACCGCTACACCCCGTTCACGCCGATCGACCTGGCCGACCGCACCTGGCCCGCGCGGCAGACCACCGAGGCGCCGCTGTGGTGCGCGGTGGACCTGCGCGACGGCAACCAGGCGCTGATCGACCCGATGAGCCCCGCCCGCAAGCGTCGGATGTTCGAGCTGCTGGTGAAGATGGGCTATAAGGAGATCGAGGTCGGCTTCCCGGCCGCCAGCCAGACCGACTTCGACTTCATCCGGCAGATCATCGAGGACGATCTGATCCCGGACGACGTCACGATCCAGGTGCTGACCCAGGCCCGGGACGAGCTGATCCACCGCACGTTCGACGCCGTCCGCGGCGCCAAGCAGGCGATCGTCCACCTCTACAACTCGACGTCGACGCTGCAGCGGCGGGTCGTCTTCGGCCTGGACCGCGAGGGCATCACCGCGATCGCCACCAACGGCGCCCGGCTCTGCCAGAAGCTGTCCGAGTCGATGGGCGACACGTTCATCCGGTTCGAGTACTCCCCCGAGTCGTACACCGGCACCGAGCTGGAGTACGCCGCCGAGGTCTGCAACGCGGTCAGCGACATCTGGGAGCCCTCCGACGACCGGCCGGTGATCCTGAACCTGCCTGCCACCGTCGAGATGGCGACGCCCAACGTCTACGCCGACTCGATCGAGTGGATGAACCGGCACCTGGCCCACCGCGAGAACATCATCCTGTCGCTGCACCCGCACAACGACCGCGGCACGGCGGTCGCCGCCGCCGAGCTGGGCATGCTGGCCGGTGCCGACCGCGTCGAGGGCTGCCTGTTCGGCAACGGCGAGCGCACCGGCAACGTCTGCCTGGTGACGCTGGGCATGAACCTGTTCAGCCAGGGCATCGACCCGATGATCAATTTCAGCGACATCGACGAGATCCGGCGCACGGTCGAGTACTGCAACCAGCTGCCGGTCAACGAGCGCCACCCGTACGGCGGCGACCTGGTCTACACAGCCTTCTCCGGATCGCACCAGGACGCGATCAAGAAGGGCTTCGAGTGGATGGAGCGGGACGCCGCCGCGGCGAACACGCCGGTGGACGAGTTCCGCTGGGCCGTGCCGTACCTGCCGATCGACCCGAAGGACGTCGGCCGCACGTACGAGGCCGTCATCCGGGTGAACTCGCAGTCCGGTAAGGGCGGCGTCGCCTACATCATGAAGACCGAGCACCAGTTCGACCTGCCGCGCCGACTGCAGATCGAGTTCTCGCAGGTCGTCCAGAAGATCACCGACAACGAGGGCGGCGAGGTCAGCGCCGAGGCGATGTGGTCGGTGTTCCGCGACGAGTACCTGCCGAACCCCGACAACCCGTGGGGTCGGCTGGCGCTGCGCGGCTACCGCAACGTCGGTGCCGACGCCGACCGCGTCTCGTTCGACGTCGTCCTGGACGGCGCGGAGAAGACGCTCGAGGCATCCGGCAACGGGCCGATCAACGCGTTCGTGAACGCGCTGAGCGAGATCGGAATCCCGGTGCGGATCCTGGACTACGCCGAGCACGCGATGTCGGCGGGCGGCGACGCTCGCGCGGCGGCGTACACCGAGTGCGCGGTCGGCGAGGACCAGGTCCGCTGGGGCGTCGGCGTCGACACGAACATCGTCACGTCGTCGCTGAAGGCCGTGGTAAGCGCCGTAAACCGCGCCTACCGTTCCTAGATTTCTGGCCGAATATCGACCTATCGGCGCTCTGATAGGTCGATATTCGGCCACTTTTATGGCCGCTCTTCGGTGCGGTAGGGACGCAAGCCGCG includes:
- a CDS encoding roadblock/LC7 domain-containing protein — translated: MSSLSHDAQNLNWLVANFANRVPGIAHAVAVSADGLLLAVSDGLPRDRADQLAAIASGLVSLTQGAALCFEGGNVSQTVVEMDTGFLLVMSISDGSSLAVLASRACDIGQVGYEMALLVERVGQVLTPALRSELHASLPR
- a CDS encoding DUF742 domain-containing protein; translation: MSTEYVDQSGPLVRPYAMTGGRTRPRVDIAMEALVTATARGDREAGSARHEWQKIVDLCQQVQSLAEIAAYLGTPLGVARVIVGDMAEAGMLDVHEPGRLDDQLGTYLLERVLSGLRKL
- a CDS encoding GTP-binding protein: MDFGSSSPGRPPRVTASRATSAKIVIAGGFGVGKTTLVGSVSEIRPLTTEAVMTAAAIDVDDASKIPGKSTTTVAMDFGRITLDEDLILYLFGTPGQTRFWFMWDELVRGAIGAVVLVDTRRLADCFAAVDFFEQRGLPYVVGLNCFDGVQPYTTQDVRDALTIGQEVPIINCDARGRESTKALLISLVEYVLRLRGAAPAGVGS
- the leuA gene encoding 2-isopropylmalate synthase codes for the protein MSFVRNPQRPSGMPIHRYTPFTPIDLADRTWPARQTTEAPLWCAVDLRDGNQALIDPMSPARKRRMFELLVKMGYKEIEVGFPAASQTDFDFIRQIIEDDLIPDDVTIQVLTQARDELIHRTFDAVRGAKQAIVHLYNSTSTLQRRVVFGLDREGITAIATNGARLCQKLSESMGDTFIRFEYSPESYTGTELEYAAEVCNAVSDIWEPSDDRPVILNLPATVEMATPNVYADSIEWMNRHLAHRENIILSLHPHNDRGTAVAAAELGMLAGADRVEGCLFGNGERTGNVCLVTLGMNLFSQGIDPMINFSDIDEIRRTVEYCNQLPVNERHPYGGDLVYTAFSGSHQDAIKKGFEWMERDAAAANTPVDEFRWAVPYLPIDPKDVGRTYEAVIRVNSQSGKGGVAYIMKTEHQFDLPRRLQIEFSQVVQKITDNEGGEVSAEAMWSVFRDEYLPNPDNPWGRLALRGYRNVGADADRVSFDVVLDGAEKTLEASGNGPINAFVNALSEIGIPVRILDYAEHAMSAGGDARAAAYTECAVGEDQVRWGVGVDTNIVTSSLKAVVSAVNRAYRS